Proteins from a single region of Amycolatopsis sp. CA-230715:
- a CDS encoding glycosyltransferase, whose protein sequence is MAEIMIISRRGPILFASEAHAGPITPLLAIAGELGSRGGAGLWFASTDDREADVERLPGVGFASLGEPRPDLSPANWDDATYNRVNSASRLGSFAAFLRQFFDPAHVLGMYQRALALIDEIEPSLMVIDSNCVGAMDAAMTRGVPYVMNSAPHVSHLYPERLPRHFPAVHSGLPLPMTPGQRLVNSTFKVLRLGVLLNPATIGDSVRYVRRRRALGLRNPSGLSSRFADSAAAVIGNTLFGIEYPFPVPDNVRMLGPMVPSGGAGLASHPGLAGWLAERSPVVYVGFGTTMRLSPAGLAKVLGTMAAFRGRYRFLWSLNAAQQSLLPEAPPDNVRLATWVPQTEVLAHPNVMAFWTHGGYGANHGLHFGKPLLVTPDSWETRDFGVRFANSGAALLVDNIRRVPPAELTARLDRLLTEDGFRSRAEYWQRRFEAAGGVTAAADLVLEHA, encoded by the coding sequence TTGGCCGAGATCATGATCATCTCCCGGCGGGGCCCGATCCTGTTCGCCAGCGAAGCCCACGCGGGACCCATCACCCCGCTGCTGGCCATCGCGGGAGAACTCGGCTCGCGGGGCGGTGCGGGCCTCTGGTTCGCTTCCACGGACGACCGCGAAGCCGACGTCGAACGGCTCCCCGGCGTGGGATTCGCCTCGCTCGGCGAGCCCCGTCCCGACCTGTCGCCGGCGAATTGGGACGACGCCACCTACAACCGGGTGAACTCCGCTTCGCGGCTGGGCAGTTTCGCCGCGTTTCTCCGCCAGTTCTTCGATCCGGCGCACGTGCTGGGGATGTACCAGCGGGCGCTGGCCCTGATCGACGAGATCGAGCCGTCGCTGATGGTGATCGATTCGAACTGCGTCGGCGCCATGGACGCGGCGATGACCAGGGGTGTGCCGTACGTAATGAACTCCGCGCCGCACGTGAGCCACCTGTATCCGGAACGGTTGCCGAGGCACTTCCCCGCGGTGCACTCCGGGTTGCCGTTGCCGATGACTCCCGGGCAACGGCTGGTCAACTCGACGTTCAAGGTGCTGCGGCTGGGTGTGCTGCTCAATCCCGCCACCATCGGGGACAGTGTCCGCTACGTGCGTCGGCGCCGGGCGCTGGGACTGCGCAATCCCTCCGGATTGAGCTCCCGGTTCGCCGACTCCGCGGCCGCGGTCATCGGGAACACCTTGTTCGGCATCGAGTACCCCTTTCCGGTGCCGGACAACGTGCGCATGCTCGGCCCGATGGTGCCCAGCGGGGGCGCGGGGCTGGCGTCCCACCCCGGTCTGGCCGGCTGGCTCGCCGAGCGGTCTCCGGTGGTCTACGTCGGCTTCGGCACGACCATGCGGCTGTCCCCGGCGGGGTTGGCGAAGGTGCTCGGCACCATGGCCGCCTTCCGGGGCCGGTACCGGTTCCTGTGGAGCTTGAACGCGGCGCAGCAGAGCCTCCTGCCGGAGGCACCGCCGGACAACGTCCGGCTGGCGACCTGGGTGCCGCAGACCGAGGTGCTGGCCCATCCGAACGTCATGGCGTTCTGGACGCACGGAGGTTACGGCGCCAACCACGGTCTGCACTTCGGCAAACCGCTGCTGGTCACCCCGGATTCGTGGGAGACGCGCGACTTCGGGGTTCGGTTCGCCAACAGCGGGGCCGCGCTACTGGTCGACAACATCCGGCGGGTGCCGCCTGCCGAGCTGACGGCACGGCTGGATCGGCTGCTCACCGAAGACGGTTTCCGGTCGCGCGCCGAGTACTGGCAGCGGCGCTTCGAGGCGGCCGGCGGAGTGACCGCGGCCGCCGATCTGGTGCTGGAACACGCCTGA